A genomic window from Lotus japonicus ecotype B-129 chromosome 1, LjGifu_v1.2 includes:
- the LOC130742647 gene encoding U-box domain-containing protein 40-like, with protein MVHKKWGSPKAAKESEKFPEPITTPRLKWKKLFFHSINPSKLNSNNKTQNPPEEFLCPISGSIMADPVIISSGHSFDRASVQACKDLNFTPQLPDGNTPDFSVVIPNLALKSSILKWCQTQTTTAPNTATTENLVRTLMASKPPPPKDPPVNLFTRAETQVPLRPTHLYTSSEESIATATSSSTPPLQFSTQPSCCYSSPSSSELEPATTPEE; from the coding sequence ATGGTCCACAAGAAATGGGGTTCACCAAAAGCAGCAAAAGAGTCTGAAAAATTCCCAGAACCAATCACTACCCCAAGGCTGAAGTGGAAGAAGCTCTTCTTCCACAGCATCAACCCTTCAAAActcaacagcaacaacaaaacccagaaCCCTCCAGAAGAGTTCCTCTGCCCCATTTCAGGTTCCATCATGGCAGACCCTGTCATCATCTCCTCCGGCCACTCCTTCGACCGTGCCTCCGTCCAAGCCTGCAAGGATCTCAACTTCACCCCTCAACTTCCTGATGGTAACACCCCTGATTTCTCCGTCGTCATTCCCAACCTTGCCCTCAAATCCTCCATTCTCAAATGGTGTCAAACCCAAACCACCACCGCACCCAACACCGCCACCACAGAGAACCTCGTTCGCACACTAATGGCTTCCAAGCCGCCACCACCAAAAGACCCACCTGTGAATCTCTTCACCCGCGCAGAAACTCAAGTCCCTCTGCGACCAACCCACCTCTACACGAGCTCCGAGGAATCCATAGCCACCGCAACTTCATCATCAACCCCGCCACTGCAATTCTCAACGCAACCCAGTTGCTGCTACTCTTCCCCTTCCTCCTCTGAACTCGAACCAGCAACAACCCCAGAAGAATAA